The segment GAAGAAGTACGGAATTAACTAGGGGAGTAATATCTAATATAAATGCATCTATTCAAATAGATTATACTGCTGGAGAAACAACACTTAAAAATCAGATAATTACAAGTAAGATGTCTGAGGTAGGTGATTCAGGAGCTTTGCTTGTTGATCTTAATAATTATGCAATAGGACTTGTTGTTGGAAGTGGGGAGAATATGTCTATTCATAATCCTATAGTACCTGTTTTGGAAAGGTTAGGAGTAAGACTTGTTACTAAATAAAAAATAATAAATCACTAACTAAATATATATTTCATTAACAAATATTTAATTAGTGATTATTATTTTAATTTATATTAAGAAAAAGTTTAGTCATAAAATCAACTCTTATGCATAGGTGTATATGTAGGTATATATGTAAAAAAATTTATGTTATGGGAAATAGAATTAATGAAAAAAATATATATTTCATTAAAATGAATTTGTAATAATTATAATAGTATAGTAAAAATAATTTTAAATTTATAAAAGTCATAACAATGGACAAATATCCAGTGTTATGATTGAAAAAGATATAACATTAAAGTTACAATATAAATTATTATGGGGAAATATGCACAAAAATATTACATGAAAGTAAAAATAATTGAAATAATAAGCTTTTAAATTTTATTTTAGATAAAAGCTTGTTATTTTTTTGACTTTTCAGCTCCTTATTTTTATTTAAAAGAATATTATAGTTCTATTTTTTTAGTTGAATACGCTAAAAAAACGATTATTTATCATGGTTTGTTGAAATTTGAACGGAAATGAATCAACTTGAATATATAAAGTATAGTTGAATTGCTTTCTCCAATAACAGTCAATATGATTTGATTTAAATTTCATTCAATTTGTATTAAAATTATATTCAGAAACACAATCACATGGTTCGCAGTTAAATTGTGTGAATTTAGCAACAAATGTAGTTTGTTAAATCACAAACACAATTTATCTTGAGACTATGCCTAAATTAGTGAAAGTTATAAATTAATCGTTTTTAAATTAGATTCAAAATTTGCGCAGATTTTCAAATTAAATTTAGAGACTATAAAGAGACTATAAGAAATAATAAATTGTGGTTATAGGGGGGAAGAGCATGAAAAAAGTTAAAGTACTTACAGCAGATGAAGCTGTTAAGATAGTTAAGGATGGCGATACGCTAACTACAAGTGGATTTGTTAGTAGTAGTTGTCCAGAAGCACTTAATAAAGCTATGGAAAAGAGATTTTTAGAAACTGGTTCTCCTAAGAATATAACTCTTATGTATGCATCATCACAAGGTAACAGAGATGGTAGTGGTGCTGATCACTATGCTCACAAAGGGTTAGTTAAAAGAATAATAGCAGGTCACTTAAATACTGCTCCAAAAATGGGTCAAATGTGTATCGATAATGAAATTGAAGGATATAATTTACCACAAGGAGCTTTACTAAACTTATTTAGAGATATTGCTGGTCACAGACCAGGTACAATCACTCACGTTGGATTAGATACTTTCGTAGATCCAAGAAATGGTGGTGGTAAAGTTAACGATATCACAAAAGAAGACTTAGTAGAAGTAATAAAAATAAACAACGAAGAAAAGCTTTTCTATAAAGCATTTCCTATAAATGTAGCATTCATTAGAGGTACTTATGCAGATGAGTATGGTAACATAACATTTGAAAAAGAAATAACTCCTCTTGAAGGTACATCTACAGCACAAGCTGTTAAAAACAGTGGTGGTAAAGTTGTTGTCCAAGTTGAAAAGGTTGTTAAAGGTGGTACTTTAGATCCTAGACTTGTAAAAATACCTGGAATCTATGTTGATGCTGTTGTAGTAGCTGAACCACAAGATCATGAACAAAGTTTTGGACAAGAATACGAACCAGGAGTAGCTGGTGAACTAAGAGTACCTGTTGATAACATGAAACCTATTCCACTAAGTGCTAAAAAAATCATTGGTAGAAGAGCAGCTATGGAACTTGAAGAAGATACAGTTGTAAACCTAGGTATAGGAGCACCTGAGTATGTTGCACAAGTTGCCAATGAAGAAGGAATTGGAGACTACATGACATTAACAGTTGAGTCAGGTCCAATCGGTGGAATTCCTCAAGGAGGAACAAGATTTGGATCAAGCATGAACCCAGATTGCCTAATTGACCAACCTTACCAATTTGATTTCTATGATGGTGGCGGTCTTGATTTAGCATTCTTAGGACTTGCTCAATGTGATGAAAGTGGTAACATAAATGTTAGTAAATTCGGTCCTAGAATAGCAGGATGTGGTGGATTTATAAACATTACACAAAATTCCAAAAAAGTATTCTTCTGTGGAACATTTACTGCAGGTGGATTAAAAACAAAAGTTGAAGATGGAAAACTAGTAATAGTTCAAGAAGGAAAAAGCAAAAAATTCCTTAAGAATGTAGAACAAGTTACATTCAGTGGAAGATATGCAAACAGAACTGGACAAACTGTTAGATATATAACAGAAAGAGCTGTATTTGAATTAAAAGAAGACGGAGTACATTTAATAGAAGTTGCTCCAGGAATTGATCTTAAAACTCAAGTTCTTGATCTAATGGATTTCGTTCCTAAGATGGATGATGTTAAAATTATGGATACAAGAATTTTCAGAGATGAAAAAATGAATTTAAAGAATCAAAAATAGTTTAAGAATTAGAAAAAATAAATTAGATATAATATATTAAATAATATAAATTAAAATATAAAATTTTATATTTTTTAGGAGGAAAAAAATTATGAAACCTATGAGATTACACCACGTTGGAATTATACTTCCTACATTAGAAGCTGCACACAGATTCCTTGAAACATTTGGATTAGAAGTAGATTATCAAGGATTCGTTGACGCATACCATGCAGATTTAATATTCACAAAATACAATGAAAACGAAAGTCCATTAGAATTAATCATTCCTAAAGAAGGAGTTCTTACTGAGTTCAATAATGGAAAAGGTGGAATCGCTCATATCGCTTTCGAAGTTGAAGATGTTGAATCTGTTCGTAAAGAGTATGAGAGCAAAGGAATGAAAATGCTTGAAGGAAAAGCTGTACCAGGAACAAGCGATATCATAGTTAACTTCTTAAGACCTAAATATGGTGAAGGAATACTTGTTGAATTCGTAGAAACTGTTGCACCAATCCAAAGATAATTAGATAATTAAAAAAAAAGTTTTTGCTAATAATATAGAATATGTTATATTAATTTTAAAGTACTTGCTAATTATAAATAGTCATTGGCAATAATACTTAAGAAAAAAATCATTTGCAAAAGGAGATTAAGCTATGTTTACAATGGGAATAGATATTGGTTCCGCGTCTTCAAAGGTTGCAATCCTTGAAAACGGAAGTGATATTGTTGTTGCAGAAGTCATTCAGATTGGAACTGGTTCCACTGGACCTAAGCGTGCATTAGAACAAGCACTTTCAAAATCAGGTCTTAAAATGGAAGATATGGACAAAATTGTTGCTACAGGTTATGGGAGATTTGCCGTAGAAGAAGCAGATAAACAAATCAGTGAAATAAGCTGTCATGCTAAAGGAATATTCTTTTTAGTACCTACAGCAAGAACAATCATCGATATTGGTGGTCAAGATGCTAAGGCAATCAAACTTGATAGCAAGGGTGGCGTTAAACAGTTTTTTATGAATGATAAATGTGCCGCTGGAACAGGCCGTTTCCTTGATGTAATGTCACGAGTACTTGAAGTTAATTTAAGTGAAATGGAAGAATATGATAGCCGTGCAACAGAAGCTGCAACTGTAAGTAGTACTTGTACAGTTTTTGCAGAATCTGAAGTAATATCTCAACTTTCAAAAGGAGTTGCGAAAGAAAACATTATAGCTGGTGTTCACCAATCAGTTGCAAGTAAGGCATGTGGTCTTGCTTACAGATGTGGACTTGAAGAAGATATTGTAATGTGCGGAGGAGTTGCTCAAAACGCAGGTGTTGTTAGAGCAATAGAAAGAGAACTTAAAAAACCAGTAATAGTAGCGCCAACTCCACAAGTTACAGGTGCAATTGGTGCGGCATTATTTGCTTATGAAGAAGCAATAAAAGCTAATAAATAAAAGAAAGAGGGATAAAATATGACTGATATACAAAATATGAGTGCTAAAGAATTATTAGGGTACTATCAGCAAAAATTAGACGAAGAAGCAAGACAAGCAAAAAAAGAAGGAAAACTTGTTTGTTGGTCAGCATCTGTTGCTCCACCAGAATTCTGTGTAGCTATGGATATAGCTATGGTATATCCAGAAACACACGCAGCAGGAATCGGTGCTAGAAAAGGTTCATTAGATATATTAGAAGTTGCAGATAGAAAAGGATATTCATCAGACATCTGTTCTTATGCAAGAGTTAACCTTGGATATATGGAACTTTTAAAAGAAAAAGCTTTAACAGGAAAAACTCCTGAAGTATTAGCTAATTCACCAGCAGCTGATATACCACTACCAGACCTTATAATTACATGTAACAACATTTGTAATACACTATTAAAGTGGTATGAAAACTTAGCAGTTGAATTAAATATCCCATGTATTGTAATTGACGTTCCATTTAACCACACAATGCCAATTCCACAATACGCAAAAGATTATATAGCAGATCAATTTAAAGATGCTATAGCTACATTAGAAGAAGTATGCGGAAGAAAATTCGATTACGATAAATTCTTAGAAGTACAAGAACAAACTCAACGTTCAGTTGCTCAATGGAATAGACTTGCAGCTTTATCATCACACAAGCCATCTCCATTAAACTGTTTTGATCTTTTCAATTTCATGGCTCTTATCGTATGTGCTAGAAGCAGAGATTATGCTGAAATTACATTCAAGAAGTTTGCAGATGAACTTGAAGAGAACTTAAAGAACGGAATCTATGCTTTCAAAGGTGCTGAAAAGAAACGTATAACTTGGGAAGGTATAGCAGTATGGCCATATCTTGGACATACATTTAAGTCTTTAAAATCACTTGGATCAATAATGACAGGTTCTGCATATCCAGGTCTTTGGAACCTTACTTATACACCAGGGGATATGAGCTCAATGGCTGAAGCATACACTAGAATTTATATTAACACTTGCCTAGATAATAAAGTTAAAGTTCTTAGCGATATAATTGAAGGTGGAAAATGTGACGGTATAGCTTACCACTTAAACAGAAGCTGTAAGCTTATGAGTTTCTTAAACGTAGAAACAGCTGAAAAATTACAAGAACAAAATGGATTACCATATGTAAGCTTTGATGGAGACCAAACTGATCCACGTAACTTCGCTCCTGCTCAGTTTGACACTCGTGTACAAGCTTTAGCAGAAATGATGGACCAAAGTGAGGAGGGAAAATAATGAGTAGAGTTGAAACTATTATAAACGAATTATCAGCAATAGCAAGTAATCCAAGAAAAGCTATGGAAGATTTTAAAAAAGAAACTGGTAAAGGCGCAGTAGGTGTTATGCCTGTATACGCTCCAGAAGAATTAATACATGCTGCTGGATTTCTACCAGTAGGAATCTGGGGAGGACAAAAGAGCATTTCTAAAGCTCGTACTTACTTACCTCCATTTGCATGTTCAATTATGCAATCAGTAATGGAAATGCAACTTGAAGGTGCATATGATGATTTAGCAGCAGTGCTTTTCTCAGTTCCATGTGACACATTAAAATGTCTTAGCCAAAAATGGAAGGGAACATCACCTGTAATTGTATTTACACACCCTCAAAACAGAAAATTAGAAGCAGCTAACAAATTCTTAGTAGAAGAATTTAAATTAGTTCGTGAAAAATTAGAAAAAATACTTAATGTTAAAATTACAGATGAAGCTATAAATAACAGTATAGAAGTATACAACGAAAACCGTAGAGTTATGCGTGAATTCTCAGACCTTGCAGCTGAATATCCAAATGTTATCGATGCTGTAAAACGTCACGCTGTTATAAAAGCAAGATTCTTTATGGAAAAATCTAAACATACTGCAATGGTTAAAGAATTAATTGCAGAAGTTAAAGCAACTCCTGCTGAAGAATTCAAAGGTAAGAGAGTTATCTTAACTGGTATAATGGC is part of the Clostridium botulinum genome and harbors:
- a CDS encoding acyl CoA:acetate/3-ketoacid CoA transferase; protein product: MKKVKVLTADEAVKIVKDGDTLTTSGFVSSSCPEALNKAMEKRFLETGSPKNITLMYASSQGNRDGSGADHYAHKGLVKRIIAGHLNTAPKMGQMCIDNEIEGYNLPQGALLNLFRDIAGHRPGTITHVGLDTFVDPRNGGGKVNDITKEDLVEVIKINNEEKLFYKAFPINVAFIRGTYADEYGNITFEKEITPLEGTSTAQAVKNSGGKVVVQVEKVVKGGTLDPRLVKIPGIYVDAVVVAEPQDHEQSFGQEYEPGVAGELRVPVDNMKPIPLSAKKIIGRRAAMELEEDTVVNLGIGAPEYVAQVANEEGIGDYMTLTVESGPIGGIPQGGTRFGSSMNPDCLIDQPYQFDFYDGGGLDLAFLGLAQCDESGNINVSKFGPRIAGCGGFINITQNSKKVFFCGTFTAGGLKTKVEDGKLVIVQEGKSKKFLKNVEQVTFSGRYANRTGQTVRYITERAVFELKEDGVHLIEVAPGIDLKTQVLDLMDFVPKMDDVKIMDTRIFRDEKMNLKNQK
- a CDS encoding VOC family protein, which translates into the protein MKPMRLHHVGIILPTLEAAHRFLETFGLEVDYQGFVDAYHADLIFTKYNENESPLELIIPKEGVLTEFNNGKGGIAHIAFEVEDVESVRKEYESKGMKMLEGKAVPGTSDIIVNFLRPKYGEGILVEFVETVAPIQR
- a CDS encoding acyl-CoA dehydratase activase translates to MFTMGIDIGSASSKVAILENGSDIVVAEVIQIGTGSTGPKRALEQALSKSGLKMEDMDKIVATGYGRFAVEEADKQISEISCHAKGIFFLVPTARTIIDIGGQDAKAIKLDSKGGVKQFFMNDKCAAGTGRFLDVMSRVLEVNLSEMEEYDSRATEAATVSSTCTVFAESEVISQLSKGVAKENIIAGVHQSVASKACGLAYRCGLEEDIVMCGGVAQNAGVVRAIERELKKPVIVAPTPQVTGAIGAALFAYEEAIKANK
- a CDS encoding 2-hydroxyacyl-CoA dehydratase subunit D codes for the protein MTDIQNMSAKELLGYYQQKLDEEARQAKKEGKLVCWSASVAPPEFCVAMDIAMVYPETHAAGIGARKGSLDILEVADRKGYSSDICSYARVNLGYMELLKEKALTGKTPEVLANSPAADIPLPDLIITCNNICNTLLKWYENLAVELNIPCIVIDVPFNHTMPIPQYAKDYIADQFKDAIATLEEVCGRKFDYDKFLEVQEQTQRSVAQWNRLAALSSHKPSPLNCFDLFNFMALIVCARSRDYAEITFKKFADELEENLKNGIYAFKGAEKKRITWEGIAVWPYLGHTFKSLKSLGSIMTGSAYPGLWNLTYTPGDMSSMAEAYTRIYINTCLDNKVKVLSDIIEGGKCDGIAYHLNRSCKLMSFLNVETAEKLQEQNGLPYVSFDGDQTDPRNFAPAQFDTRVQALAEMMDQSEEGK
- a CDS encoding 2-hydroxyacyl-CoA dehydratase subunit D, with product MSRVETIINELSAIASNPRKAMEDFKKETGKGAVGVMPVYAPEELIHAAGFLPVGIWGGQKSISKARTYLPPFACSIMQSVMEMQLEGAYDDLAAVLFSVPCDTLKCLSQKWKGTSPVIVFTHPQNRKLEAANKFLVEEFKLVREKLEKILNVKITDEAINNSIEVYNENRRVMREFSDLAAEYPNVIDAVKRHAVIKARFFMEKSKHTAMVKELIAEVKATPAEEFKGKRVILTGIMAEPNEVLDIFTENGFAVVADDLAQESRQFRIDVPEGTDPLYRLAKWWQEFDGCALATDPKKPRGQMLMDMVKKYNADAVVVCMMKFCDPEEFDYPIYYAQFEEAGIKSLYIEIDQESTSFEQIKTRVQSFGEML